Proteins co-encoded in one Apteryx mantelli isolate bAptMan1 chromosome 4, bAptMan1.hap1, whole genome shotgun sequence genomic window:
- the CHST1 gene encoding carbohydrate sulfotransferase 1 gives MQCSWKAVLLLALASIAIQYTAIRTFTAKSFHSCPIPNPMNCSLSQDTDAADRLCDESPTFAYNLSRKTHVLILATTRSGSSFVGQLFNQHFDVFYLFEPLYHVQYTLIPKLTQSKSTTDRRVMLGASRDLLRSLYDCDLYFLENYIKPQPVNHTTDRLFRRGASKALCSPPVCESLGAVDLHLEEGDCVKKCGTLNLTLATESCREHGHVAIKTVRVPEVSDLRALVEDPRLNLKVIQLVRDPRGILASRSETFRDTYRLWRIWDGTGRKPYNLDVTQLTTVCEDFWNSVSTGLNRPLWLKGKYMLVRYEDLARNPMKKTEEIYDFLGIPMDSNVERWIQNNTRGDRSSSKHKYGTVRNSAATAEKWRFRLSYEIVAFTQRACQQVLAQLGYKTASSEEELKNLSISLVEERDFLPFS, from the coding sequence ATGCAATGTTCCTGGAAGGCTGTCCTTCTACTAGCCTTGGCATCCATTGCAATCCAGTACACAGCAATCCGGACCTTCACCGCCAAGTCCTTTCACAGCTGCCCCATCCCCAACCCCATGAACTGCAGCCTGAGCCAGGACACTGATGCAGCCGACAGGCTATGTGATGAGAGCCCCACTTTTGCATATAACCTCTCCAGGAAGACACATGTCCTCATCCTCGCCACCACCCGCAGTGGCTCCTCATTTGTCGGACAGCTGTTCAACCAGCATTTTGATGTCTTCTATTTATTCGAGCCGCTCTACCATGTCCAGTACACGCTGATCCCAAAGCTGACCCAGAGCAAGAGTACTACGGACAGGCGGGTCATGCTGGGGGCCAGCCGAGACTTGCTGAGGAGCCTGTACGACTGTGACCTCTACTTCCTGGAGAACTACATCAAACCCCAGCCTGTCAACCACACGACCGACCGGCTCTTCCGCAGAGGAGCCAGCAAGGCGCTGTGCTCACCCCCCGTCTGCGAGTCCCTGGGAGCTGTTGATCTCCACCTGGAGGAAGGAGACTGCGTGAAGAAATGCGGTACCTTGAACCTGACACTGGCTACCGAGTCCTGCAGAGAGCATGGGCACGTGGCCATCAAAACCGTGCGGGTGCCTGAGGTCAGCGACCTCCGGGCCCTGGTGGAGGACCCACGGCTGAACTTGAAGGTCATCCAGCTGGTGAGGGACCCCCGGGGGATCCTGGCATCCCGGAGCGAGACTTTCCGGGACACTTACCGGCTCTGGAGGATCTGGGATGGCACCGGCAGGAAGCCGTACAACCTGGACGTGACCCAGCTCACCACGGTGTGCGAGGACTTCTGGAACTCCGTTTCCACTGGCCTGAACCGGCCACTGTGGCTCAAAGGCAAATACATGCTGGTGAGGTATGAAGACCTGGCCAGGAACCCCATGAAAAAGACTGAGGAGATTTACGATTTCCTGGGCATCCCCATGGACAGCAATGTCGAGCGCTGGATACAGAACAACACCCGAGGAGACAGGTCCTCGTCCAAACACAAGTACGGGACGGTGCGAAACTCGGCGGCAACAGCAGAGAAGTGGCGTTTCCGGCTGTCCTACGAGATTGTGGCATTCACccagcgcgcctgccagcaggtgCTGGCGCAGCTCGGCTACAAAACAGCCAGCTCCGAGGAGGAGCTGAAAAACCTTTCCATCAGCCTGGTGGAAGAGAGAGACTTCCTGCCCTTCTCATAA